Below is a window of Lacibacter sp. H407 DNA.
CAGTGCAGGCAACTATCGTATTGCTTATACCTATTAAACCAGTAAGGCACCAATATGGATACGCAACAAAACAAACAATCAGATCAAGGTAAACTGATCGCATTACCCGGCAACCTCACCGAACTTCAATTAGAAGATCTGTTACGCCAGGTTTACAGTCATTTACTTTCGGAAAATGAATATAAACGTGAGCGGATCGAAGAGTTGATCAAACGTTTAAAAGATCTCGAAGCTAAACTTGCTGAGGAAGAGCACGAGAAAAAACAACTTCACAAAACATTAAGTGAAGAAAACAAAAAACAGGAAGGCACGAAACAACTGATCAATAAACTACTGGAAGATATCAGGAGATATCAGAATGATATTGAGTGGTATAAGCGGACATATGAGAAGAGGAGTTTTTTAGGCGTTTTAAGGCAGAAATTCTGGGATAAAAGAAAATAGTACACGTCTTCAATATATAAGAAATGGAATTTAAAGTTGAAAAAACAGAAATCAGAGATCTTTTAATTATTACACCGGAAGTATTTCAGGATGACAGAGGTTTCTTTACAGAAACATACCGAAAGGACAAATTTGATGCTTTTGGTCTTGATGCAACATTCGTTCAGGACAATCACTCTCGCTCAATAAAAAATGTTGTAAGAGGATTGCATTTTCAATGGGATCCTCCAATGGGTAAACTAATGAGAGTAACACAGGGCGCAGCTTTTTTAGTTGCCGTTGATATTCGTATAGGATCCCCCACATTTGGTAAATGGAAAGGAGTTGAGGCTTCAGTAGAAAATCGTAAGATGGTATACGCTCCAGCAGGTTTTGCAAGAGGATTTTGCGTAGTAAGTGACTTTGCAGAAATACAATATAAATGTACAGGTGTGTACACAAGTACAAAAGCAGAATCCGGGATTTTATGGAATGACCCTGCCATTGGTATTGAATGGCCAGTATCGAATCCAATTCTTTCTAAAAAAGATGAAGAAGCACAAACACTGGAGCAATGGATAAATAACCC
It encodes the following:
- the rfbC gene encoding dTDP-4-dehydrorhamnose 3,5-epimerase, whose amino-acid sequence is MEFKVEKTEIRDLLIITPEVFQDDRGFFTETYRKDKFDAFGLDATFVQDNHSRSIKNVVRGLHFQWDPPMGKLMRVTQGAAFLVAVDIRIGSPTFGKWKGVEASVENRKMVYAPAGFARGFCVVSDFAEIQYKCTGVYTSTKAESGILWNDPAIGIEWPVSNPILSKKDEEAQTLEQWINNPEAKNFIY